In uncultured Fibrobacter sp., the following proteins share a genomic window:
- a CDS encoding prephenate dehydratase, with translation MKKIAFQGRKGAYSDCAAHYLFGEDIETLPMDTFEEIYQAIETGEADGGAIPIENSTAGSIEANYDLLYKWRHRIVGEVMLRIEHTLCVMPGVKLGDLKRVYSHPQALAQCSKFFAENPQIKAVPAFDTAGSAEELAARKAKDEGAIASAYAAKIYNLDILKAGLENLKGTNFTRFYGIQKVPAAFDTIEGAKTTMLFELADNNAVGALYNALGCFAKRGINLTRCESRPHPDKPWEYIFHVSFEANVSEDRAQAALAELKNYTSQMYILGTFKKGVIETLKY, from the coding sequence ATGAAGAAAATTGCATTCCAAGGCCGCAAGGGTGCCTATAGCGATTGCGCCGCACATTATCTGTTCGGCGAAGATATCGAAACGCTCCCGATGGACACTTTCGAAGAAATCTACCAGGCTATCGAAACGGGTGAAGCCGACGGCGGCGCCATTCCTATCGAAAATTCGACAGCAGGCTCCATCGAAGCAAACTACGATTTGCTGTACAAGTGGCGTCACCGTATTGTGGGCGAAGTCATGCTCCGCATCGAGCACACCTTGTGCGTGATGCCGGGTGTCAAGCTTGGCGACCTCAAGCGCGTTTACAGCCACCCGCAGGCTCTTGCGCAGTGTTCCAAGTTCTTTGCAGAAAACCCGCAGATCAAGGCGGTTCCGGCATTCGATACCGCAGGCTCTGCCGAAGAGCTCGCTGCTCGCAAGGCTAAAGACGAAGGCGCCATCGCAAGCGCTTACGCCGCAAAGATTTACAACTTGGACATTCTGAAGGCGGGCCTTGAAAACTTGAAGGGAACGAACTTCACGCGTTTCTACGGAATTCAAAAGGTTCCCGCAGCCTTCGACACCATTGAAGGCGCCAAGACGACCATGCTGTTCGAACTGGCCGACAATAACGCCGTAGGCGCACTCTACAATGCGTTGGGTTGCTTTGCCAAGCGCGGCATCAACTTGACCCGCTGCGAAAGTCGCCCGCACCCGGACAAACCGTGGGAATACATTTTCCACGTATCGTTCGAAGCAAACGTAAGCGAGGATCGCGCCCAGGCCGCGCTCGCCGAGCTCAAGAATTACACGAGCCAGATGTACATTCTGGGCACCTTCAAGAAAGGTGTAATCGAGACTTTGAAATATTAA